A part of Nitrospirota bacterium genomic DNA contains:
- a CDS encoding gas vesicle protein: MDNVITKSKDVTLLEVLDRVLDKGAVVSGDIVISVADVDLIYLGLKVLVSSVETMERLRGAPIEGPMQEPT; encoded by the coding sequence ATGGATAATGTTATTACAAAATCAAAAGATGTAACCCTTTTAGAAGTTTTGGATAGGGTTTTGGATAAGGGTGCGGTGGTATCAGGAGATATTGTTATTTCTGTTGCAGATGTGGATCTAATATATTTAGGGTTAAAAGTTTTAGTCAGTTCTGTAGAGACTATGGAGCGTTTACGGGGTGCTCCGATTGAAGGCCCTATGCAGGAGCCGACTTGA
- a CDS encoding gas vesicle protein K, translating to MDKASIVITVKEPEEAKDSENERINIDPKNVEKGLAKLVLTLVELIRKLMEKQAMRRVEAGSLTEEEIERIGETLMKLENKMQELKEIFGLKDEDLNLKLGPLGDLM from the coding sequence ATGGATAAAGCATCTATAGTAATAACTGTAAAAGAACCTGAGGAAGCAAAAGATTCTGAGAATGAGAGGATTAATATTGATCCTAAAAATGTAGAGAAAGGACTGGCAAAGTTAGTCCTTACTCTTGTGGAGTTAATTAGAAAACTAATGGAAAAACAGGCAATGAGAAGGGTAGAGGCAGGCTCTTTAACTGAAGAAGAGATCGAGCGAATTGGTGAGACCCTAATGAAATTAGAAAATAAGATGCAAGAACTGAAAGAGATTTTTGGGCTTAAAGATGAAGATCTTAATTTAAAATTAGGGCCTTTAGGGGACTTGATGTAA
- a CDS encoding site-2 protease family protein: protein MDLDIARIIREIALLAPPILIAVTFHELAHGLVADRLGDPTARLAGRLTINPIKHLDPIGTLVFVFTRMIGWAKPVPVNPYNLKDPKRDMMWISLAGPAANMIIAIIAAIVFRLLASITVSPESIFGEKVFIPLAIMVKLSIVLNIGLAVFNLLPIPPLDGSKILMGLLPPRQAVAYSRLEPYGFLILIALIFFRITDYIIFPIIIFLRNLLLGG from the coding sequence TTGGATTTGGATATTGCCAGAATTATCCGAGAGATTGCCCTTCTTGCGCCTCCAATATTGATTGCAGTCACATTCCATGAGCTTGCCCATGGGCTTGTTGCAGACAGGCTTGGAGACCCTACAGCAAGGCTTGCCGGAAGGCTTACAATTAATCCGATAAAGCACCTCGACCCCATAGGGACGCTGGTCTTTGTATTCACGCGAATGATCGGGTGGGCAAAGCCAGTGCCTGTTAATCCATATAATCTTAAAGACCCGAAGCGCGATATGATGTGGATATCCCTTGCAGGGCCAGCCGCAAACATGATAATTGCAATAATAGCAGCGATTGTATTCAGGCTGCTTGCCAGCATTACTGTTTCACCTGAGAGCATATTCGGGGAAAAGGTCTTTATCCCTCTGGCCATAATGGTTAAGCTCAGCATTGTATTAAACATTGGCCTTGCTGTATTTAATCTGCTTCCCATCCCACCACTCGACGGAAGCAAGATACTCATGGGGCTTCTGCCTCCCAGGCAGGCAGTTGCATACAGCAGGCTCGAACCTTACGGCTTTTTAATACTAATAGCACTTATATTTTTTCGCATCACAGATTACATCATTTTCCCTATAATTATTTTCCTCAGGAATCTTTTACTTGGAGGCTGA
- a CDS encoding phosphoenolpyruvate carboxykinase (ATP): MASRHKIPGSSWRAYIEGALFANSVRKTTMVELYKLAIKQPEVVVTSHPMYGPEQFGLPKNAKVLVSNDGGIVGRTARARRLVREMGREKDRFLSILGEAIYNFNRRPGLWLEGIVGLHPDFMVKAHLLSPETDAKNMLDWGINFTPWMEPWSGLYRKSRVLDEPDILVFADPEWSHPDFPNGLVIIDEEQNCIAILGLRYFGERKKGTLTLGWTIGVRQNMVACHGGIKKIGNKPPVAVFGLSGSGKSSITNSHDHAGTLKKNEKVTVIHDDAFLIDLEHNFTVALEPTLFDKTDAVKFDDPDIKYFYSAQNVGTTLLPDGKRKMVCEDIRNDNGRCLKSRDMFNHADFCERPGMVIWLQKDTSLPPICKVNSVGLAVAMGASLSTMRAKGVENVDPRELERLVIEPFANPFRVHPLMVDCQQFKKFFKLGTECYIMNTHAFGLPGNLIDIPKELSLTIVTELVRGNIEWREWKKFEGLLLPKNGNELFGADYDKKYKPSREPEYLSYLRDRMQDRITYLSNKRDIEQDMDSAFIDPLVVARTVIDQILHPI; this comes from the coding sequence ATGGCAAGCAGACATAAGATTCCAGGCTCATCGTGGAGGGCATACATTGAGGGTGCTCTTTTTGCAAATTCTGTAAGAAAAACAACGATGGTTGAACTTTACAAACTGGCTATCAAACAGCCTGAGGTTGTTGTAACATCACATCCAATGTACGGGCCTGAACAGTTTGGACTCCCAAAGAATGCAAAGGTACTTGTCTCGAATGACGGCGGTATAGTGGGCCGCACAGCGAGGGCGAGGCGCCTGGTCAGAGAGATGGGCAGGGAAAAGGATAGATTCCTCAGTATCTTAGGCGAGGCGATTTACAATTTTAATCGACGCCCTGGACTGTGGCTTGAAGGGATCGTTGGGCTTCATCCTGACTTTATGGTCAAGGCACATCTTTTAAGCCCTGAAACGGATGCAAAGAATATGCTTGACTGGGGGATAAACTTCACCCCATGGATGGAGCCGTGGAGCGGTCTTTACAGGAAATCGAGGGTCTTAGATGAGCCTGATATACTCGTCTTTGCAGACCCTGAATGGTCCCACCCTGATTTCCCGAACGGCCTTGTTATTATTGATGAGGAACAGAACTGTATCGCAATCCTCGGACTGAGATATTTTGGTGAGAGGAAAAAAGGAACGCTGACCCTTGGCTGGACTATAGGTGTCCGCCAGAACATGGTCGCCTGCCATGGAGGGATCAAGAAAATAGGTAATAAGCCTCCTGTTGCTGTCTTCGGCCTTTCAGGTTCTGGGAAGTCTTCGATCACGAATAGTCATGACCATGCAGGGACATTGAAAAAGAACGAGAAGGTGACTGTTATTCATGATGATGCATTTCTGATAGACCTTGAGCATAACTTTACTGTTGCCCTTGAGCCAACCCTTTTTGATAAGACAGATGCTGTTAAATTTGATGACCCTGATATCAAATATTTCTATTCAGCACAGAATGTGGGCACCACGCTACTTCCAGATGGTAAAAGGAAGATGGTCTGTGAGGATATAAGGAATGACAACGGCCGCTGCCTGAAGTCGAGGGATATGTTCAACCATGCAGATTTCTGCGAGAGGCCTGGTATGGTTATATGGCTTCAGAAAGACACAAGCCTTCCACCTATATGTAAGGTTAATTCTGTAGGACTCGCAGTCGCTATGGGTGCATCCTTAAGCACAATGCGTGCCAAAGGTGTTGAAAATGTTGACCCCCGGGAACTGGAAAGGTTGGTCATTGAACCCTTTGCCAACCCCTTCAGGGTGCATCCACTTATGGTGGATTGCCAGCAATTCAAAAAATTTTTCAAGCTCGGCACCGAATGTTATATTATGAACACACATGCCTTTGGTCTTCCTGGAAATCTAATTGATATTCCAAAGGAACTCTCTCTCACAATCGTGACTGAACTTGTTAGAGGAAATATTGAATGGAGAGAGTGGAAGAAATTCGAAGGGCTTCTTCTTCCCAAGAATGGCAATGAGCTGTTCGGTGCTGATTATGATAAGAAATATAAACCATCAAGGGAGCCTGAATATCTCAGCTATCTGCGTGACAGGATGCAGGATAGGATTACCTATCTCTCAAATAAGAGAGACATCGAGCAGGATATGGACAGTGCCTTTATAGACCCCCTTGTTGTGGCAAGGACAGTGATTGATCAAATCCTGCACCCTATTTAG